The Acidimicrobiia bacterium genomic sequence CACGCACACGTACGTGTGGCAGGTGCGCGAGCGCTCGGGTCCCGGTCCCGCCGACCCGAGCTCGATCATGTGGATGTACCACTCGCACAGCGACGAGGGCCCGGACGTCTACGCGGGCTTGATGGGCGCCATCATCGTCACCCGCAAGGGCATGGCCCGCGCCGACGGCTCACCGCGCGACGTCGACCGTGAGCTCGTCGTGAACTTCGAGGTCGACGACGAGAACGACAGCCCGTGGATCGACACCAACATCCAGAAGTACACGCTCGACCCATCCGCGGTGGACAAGCAGTCGGACGAGTTCCACGAGAGCAACCTGATGCACTCGATCAACGGGTACGACTTCGGGAACCTGCCCGGTCTCACCATGAAGCGAGGCCAGCGCGTCCGCTGGTACGTCATGGGCATGGGGACCGAGGTCGACCTCCACACACCGCACTGGCACGGCAACGACGTCACGTCGATGGGCATGCGCGTCGACGTCGTGAACCTCCTGCCCGCATCGATGGTCGTCGCCGACATGCGCCCCGACAACCAGGGGACGTGGCTGTTCCACTGCCACGTCAACGACCACCTCGTCGCGGGGATGGAGGCGCTCTACAAGGTCACGTGAGGTGGTCCCACACCATCGGGCTCGTCGCGTCGCGGCGGCCGTCGCCCCTCGCCGCGATCGCGTCGAGCATCTCGGCGGGGCTGTGCTTGTCGATGTGCCCGATCAGCCCGTTGTAGACGCCGTACCCGCACAGCTCGCGCAGGCGGGGTGAGAAGCGCGCCGCGATCTCCCGGGGGATGCCGAGCTGTTGGTTCTCCTGCTGGCGGATCCAGCCCGCGCAGTAGTTCATCGCGATGCCGACCCGACGATCGTCGGTGCTGTTCGCGCCGCCGCCGTGCCAGAGGCTGCCGTGCCACACGAGGACGCTGCCGCGCGGCATCTCGGCCGCGACGCTCTCGTACGGCCGGCCGTAGTCGGGTGAGTGGTCCGCGAGGTGCGAGCCCGGGATCACGCGCGTCGCGCCGTTCGCCTCGGTGAAGTCCGTGAGCGCCCACATCGTGTTGCACACCGTCGGCGCGTGCGGCTTGGCCAGCGGGATGAGCTGGTCGTCGGCGTGGATCGGCTGCGCGACCTCGCCGGGGCAGATCGCGATCGACGACAGCGACGACACCAGGCAGCCGCGGTCGAGCACCCCCTCGACGATCGGCAGCACGTTCGGGTGCACCGGGATGCGTTCGTAGCACTCGCCGAACGCGAGGAGGTTGTAGATGCGGACGGTCTTCGCGCCCTCGAAGCTGTTCGCGGACGGCGTGACGTCGTAGACGCGCTCGAGCCGCACCAGGTCCTCGGACAGCTCGTCGACGAGGTCGGGCTCGATCGCGTGCTCGACGATCGTGTAGCCCTCACGTGCGATGCGCGCGACGTGCGCGTCGACGTCGATCGTGCTGGTGGTCACCCGCGGGAGGGTACTGCGGTGCGGGTGCGACGCTCAGGCTGTTCCGCTCGTGGCGCCTGCGGCGCCGGGCCGCTCGGGCCACCGCTTCCGGTCGCCCTCCGGGCGACCTCGCTCAGGCGGGGCGGCGGCCCCAGCACTGGTAGACGCGGGGGAGGCCGACGATCGACGTGTCGTCGAGGGCGAGCTCCTCGAGCTGCGCGGTCAGGTGGTCGACCTCGTCCAGGTCCGCGATGTGGTGGGCCTCGAGCTCGGGACCGAGGTGCGCCATCGTGAGCGCGGGCAGACGCTTGCCCTCGCCCTGCCGGAACGTCGGTTGCACGACGTTGACGCCGACGCTCTCGAGCCCGTGGGCGTCGAGACGGCCCGGCAGCTCCGGACCGATCTCCGGGTCTCCTCCTCGCCGGCGCAGCGCCGCGGCGTACAGCTCGGCGAACCGGTCGAACGCCGCCGAGCGCGGGTGGCAGAACTGGCCCGCGAACTCCTCGTCCTCGACGACGACGATCCCGCCCGGGCGGAGCGCGCGCACCATCCGGTCGAGCGCGTCGTCGGGGTTCGGGACTCGGCTGAGCAGGAACCGCGCGAACACGAGGTCGTAGCACCCGTCGGCGTCGAGATCGGAGACGTCCGCCGTGCAGAACGTGGCCTGCGTGACGTGCTCGCGGTGCGCGGCGTCGACGGCCCAGCGCAGCACCGCCTTGTTGTGGTCGAAGCCGACGACCTGACCCGTCGGCCCGACGACCGACGCCATCGCGAGCGTGATCGCGCCCGACCCGCACCCGACGTCGAGGCACCGCATCCCGGCCCGCAGCCCGAGTCCCTCGAGCAGCGCCATCGTGGTGGGCAGCTTCACCCGGCCGAGCACCGCGAGGCGTCGGGCGCCGTGGTCGACGCCGGGGAGGGCGATCGGGTCGGCTGTGGTGAGCGTCACAGCGTTCATCTCGGCACGCGCGCGGTCGACTTGAGCGAGTGGGGGACTGTTGCCCACGCGCTGCGGCCCGTGCGCGGACGGGCCACGTAGCCTCCAGGGTATGGCCCTCTACGCGCTCGGCGACGTCAGGCCCGTCATCGCTCCCGACGCGTTCGTCCATCCCGACGCGACCGTCATCGGCGCGGTCACGATCGGGTCGCAGACGAGCGTGTGGCCGCAGGCCGTGCTGCGCGGTGACGTCGGTCGCATCACCGTTGGCGCGCGCACGTCCATCCAGGACGGCGCGATCGTGCACGCGACCGCGGAGCTGTCGACGTGGATCGGCGACGACTGCGTCGTCGGGCATCTCGCGCATCTCGAGGGCTGCACCGTCGAGTCGGGTGCGCTGATCGGGTCGGGCTCGATCGTGCTGCACGAGGCGGTCGTGCGCAGCGGCGCGCTCGTCGGTGCGGGCGCGCTGGTCCCGAACCGCATGGAGGTCCCCGCCCGCGCGATGGCGCTCGGCGTGCCCGCCAAGCTCCGCGAAGGCGCCGTGGATCCCGAGTCGATGATCCTCGAGAACGCGAAGGGCTACGTCCGCAACGGCGAGCGCTACCGCTCGGAGCTCCGCCGGCTCGACTGATCGTCACGGATCCCGCCGTCCTCGGAGGGCGTCGCGTCGCGGTACAGGTCGGGCTCGATGTAGATCACCCGCGCCGTCGGCACCGCGCGACGGACCCGCGCCTCGATCGTGTCGATGGCGGCGGCGAGCTCGGCGATCGAGGGCGCGACGATGTCGAGCTTCGCCGCGACGAGCAGCTCCTCCGGGCCGAGGACGAGCGTACGGAGGTGGATGACCCGGCGCACCTCGGGCCCGTCGGCCATCGCGTCGCGGATCCGTTGCTCGCGGGCGGGACCCGCCGACTCGCCGATCAGCAGGCTCTGCATCTCGGACGCGAGGACGACCGCGACGACACCGAGCAGCAGACCGATCGCGATGCTCCCGCCCGCGTCGAACCGGTCGTTCCCCGTGATCCACGCGAGCACGATGCCGGCGAACGCGAACACGAGCCCGACGAGCGCGGCCGAGTCCTCGAGGAGCACCACGGTGATCTCGGGGTTCGTCGAGCGGTGGATGAAGTCGAACCACGTCCACCCGGGTCGCTTGAGCTTGCGCGCCTCCTGCGTGCCGGTGCGGAACGACAGGCTCTCGAGGACCATCGCGGCGACGAGCGTCCCGAGCGCCCACCCCGGCGACGACACCGACTGCGGGTGCACCATCCGCTCGGCACCCTCGAGCAACGCGAACAGCGCACCGAGCGTGAACAGCATCACCGCGACGACGAACGCCCAGAAGTAGCGCTCGCTGCCGAAGCCGAACGGGTGCTCGGGCGTCGGCGCGCGTCGCGCGCGGTTGCCGCCGAGGAACAGGAGGCCCTGGTTCCCGGTGTCCGCGAAGGAGTGGATCGCCTCGGCGAGCATCGAGGCCGCACCCGTCACCAGGAAGACGGCGAGCTTCACGGCCGCGATGCCGAGGTTCGCGAGCAACGCGGCGACGACCGCGCGGCGACTGCCCTCGTGCACGGAAGCCCGCTACCGGCGTGGCGTCGCGCGCGCGTCGGGCACGCGGCGGACGTCCCATACCGATGACGCGCGCACGACGACGGTCTCGTCCTGCCGGCGCAACCGCAACGTCGCACCGCCGCGACCCCAGCCGTCGAAGCGCGCCCGGACGCACGTCGTCGTCCCCGTGCTGTTGCCGTTGCCGTCACCGTCGTGGCAGTGCACGTCGAACAGTCTTCCCCGACCGAGGCGCAGGCGTTCGTCCCACCCGTAGCGCAGCCGGCCGTCGGGCCCGAGCCGGGGCGGCTTCGCGACGTGCACCCGCTGCGCGCGATACGACTCCGCGAGCGCGTCGGCACGCGGCGCGCCCCCGAACTCCTCGGTCGCGTCGAGCAGCAGACGGGCGAACGTCCGGCCGTGGTTGGGCAGGTCGTCGTCCCGGGCCAGCGCCCAGTGGCAGAGCTCGTGGAGCACCACACCCGTCGTGCGGTAGCGGCGCGGGAGCGTGATCGCGGGCCCGCTCGGGAGCTCGCAGTAGAACGCCTGGCGCGCGCCGTGGCCCGGGCGCAGGCGCGGGACGTCGGCCATCGTGAGGTGCGGGAAGCGCAGCTCCCACCACAGCGATCCGACGACCGTGTCGACGAACGCCGCGCACTGGTCCAACGCGGGCAGCTTGCGGCCCGGCAACGGCGTCTCCGCGAGGTAGACGCGACGGCGTTGCGCGTCACGCGGCGGCCGGGCGTCCGTCATGCGTTGCTGCGCCGGTACGCGTCCGCGAACGCGGTGGCGATCACGCGCTGGCCCTGCGCGTTCGGCGAGATCGCGCCGGGGTCGTACTCGGCCGTCTCGCGTCCTGCTGCGCGCTCGGCGAGCACCGCGGCATGCAGGTCGACGACGTTCGCGCCCGTTGCCGCGGCGGCGCGCGCGACGGCGGCATCGAGCGCGTCGACGCGTGCGTCGAGCGTCGCGACGTCGGGGACGGGGCGGTCGAGCGTGCAGTCGGACGCGGCTGCCGCGCCGGGCAAGCACGCGAGGTAGCCCGGCCGCGCGTCGAGGGGCGGGATGTTGGCGACGAGGACGCGTGCGCGGCCGCCCTGGCGCAGCTGCACGAGCGCGTCGCGCAAGCGGGTCTCGAACGTCGCGGTCGGTGTCCCGCGGAATGCGTCGTCGGTGATCAACACGGTCACGAGCGTCGGGTGCAGCGTGAGCGCCTGCGGTACCTGCCTGTCGAGCACGTCCTGCACGGATGCGGGCGAGGACGCGAGGTTGACGAGCGTCGCGTTGCGCGGCAGCGCGGTGCGGAACAGTACCTGCGGCCACGCCTGGCGCAGTGGATCGTCGGTCCCGTCCGCGAGCGTGTCTGCACCGCCGATCGCGACGTACGTGAACGCGGGACCGTTGCGCGCACGCGGGAGCGTGCGCGGCTTCCCGGCCGTGCAGGCGCCCAGCAGCACGACCGTCGCCGTCAGCAGCGCGAGCGTCGGGATCAGCGCACGGCCGCGCATCAGAGGTCTCCCATCGCCTGGCGCGCCGGGAGCCGCGCCGCGCGCTGGGCGGGCACCGTCCCGGCGACGAGCGCGAGCAGCGCCGACCCGACGACGCCGACGACGAACACGAGGACCGGCAGTCCGACGTGCACCGCGGACAGCCCCTGCTCGGTCAGGTACTGGTTCACGATCGCGGCCATCAGCTGCGACACGAGGAACCCGGCCAGCGTCCCGAGCGCGCCCCCGGCGAGGCCCAGGAGCGACGCCTCGATCAAAAAGATCCGCCGCACGTCGCGGTCGCGCGCCCCGATCGCCTTGAGCACGCCGATCTCACGACGGCGCTCGCGCACCGCAGCCAGCAGCGCGTTCGTGATGCCGAGTGCAGCGATCACGAGCGCGATCAGCCCGATCCCGCTCAGCACGATCTCGACGACGCGCAAGTAGCGCTGCACGGTGGCGATCAGGTTCTCCGGCGCGCTCGTCGAGTAGCCGGCGCGCTGCGTGATCGCGTTGCGCACCGGGCCCACCTGATCGAGACCGTTCGCCACGACGAACAGCCCGCTGTACTTCGACGTCGGCAGGTCGTCCAACCCGACACCCGACGCGCTCCACCGCTGCGCGGCCTGCACCTGCTCGATCGGTGCGATCACGTCACCGGCCGCGTTGCCCTGCGCGACGACGCCGACGATGAGCGCGCGCGTCCACCGGCCGCGCACCGTGTCGTCGTTCGGGAACACGCGCGGTGCGCCGAGCTCGAGCTCGGTGCCGACCACGCGCTTCGCGTCGGTCTTCTGCGCGTGGATCCGCTGCAGGTACTGCTCGGTGACCGCGACCTCGACGAGCGACCCCGGCGCCGGCAGGCGACCGGACAGCACGGTGATCGGCAGCTGCCCGCTGTGGCGCATGTCGAAGCCCGTCATCGTCTCGGTGAACGGCTCGGGCGCGCTCGCCGTCGTCGTCCCGTGACCGGTGACGGGCGGATCGGGGACGATCACGCGCACCGGCGTGCTGATGAGCGGGATGACGGACCGGACGCCCGGCAGGTTGCGGATCATGTGGAGCGCGTCGTCGTCGAGGTCGCGTGCCGGGCCCGGACGCGGGTTGTCCGTGTCGAGCTGCCCGGGGTCGGGCGCCGCGGCCGCGACCTGGATGCCCGCCAGCGGTCCGCCCTTCGAGAGCTGGCTGAGGACGCGCGTGCGCGCCGCCCCCGCGACGATGAGCAGCGCGGAGAGGAGCGCGGCCGCGAGCATCACCGCGAGCACGGTCAGCACGGCACGACCGAGCCGCCGCCCGATGCTGCGCGCGGCCACACCGCACGCGTCCCGCCAGCTCACCGCGCCTCGCTCACGTCCCGCGCGGCGTGACGAGCCGGCCTCCCGCGAGCACGAGCCGGCGGTCGGCGTGCTCGGCGACGAGGTGGTTGTGCGTGACGACGACCAGGGTGCAGCCGTGCTCGGACGGCAGTCGCTCGAGCAGGTCGAGGACGAGCACGGTGCTGTCGTCGTCGAGGTTGCCGGTCGGCTCGTCCGCGAGCACGAGTCGCGGCTCGTTCGCGAGCGCGCGTGCCATCGCGACGCGCTGGCTCTCGCCGCCGCTCAGCTCGCTCGGCCGGTGCCCGGCGCGCGCGCCGACGCCGACCGCGTCGAGCAGCTCGCTCGCACGCGCGCGACGACGGGCGCGTGACACACCCGCGAACGTCATCGCGAGCTCGACGTTCTCCGCGGCCGTCATCGAGCCGAGGAGCCCGTAGTGCTGGAACACGAAGCCGACCCGGTCGCGCCGGTACGACGCGAGCGCGTCACCGTCGAGCGCGCCGAGGTCGACGTCGCCGACGACGACGCGTCCCGACTGCTGACGCTCCAGCCCGCCGAGGATCGCGAGGAACGTGCTCTTGCCCGCGCCGGATCGCCCGGTGACCGCGACGTACTCGCCGGGCGCGATCGACACGTCGAGGTGATCGAGCACGACGAGCGCGTCGGGGCCGCTGCCGTACGTGTGCGTGAGGCCCTCGACGTCGATGCCGAGGCCCGTCCCCTGGGTCAGGACGCGCATGACCGCGCGCTACGGGGTGGAGCCGTGGCCGGATGGCGGTGAGGGCGTACTCGAGACAGCCCCGAACATGCCGGCTCACGGTACCGGACCGCTTCGGGGTCCCCGGACGCGGTCCCGGCGTACGATCCTGCGGTGTCCGACGTCGTCGATCGCTACCTCCGGACGCTGACGGACCACGACTGGGACGGTCTGGCAGCGTGCCTCGCCGACGACTTCTCGCGGACGGGCCCCTACGGCGACACGTACCCGTCGAAGGCCGAGTATCTCGCGTTCATCTCGGGGCTGATGCCGACGCTGCGTGGCTACGGCATGGACGTCGCGCGCGTCACGTACGCGGCCGACGGGAGGTCCGCCACCGCGGAGCTCAGCGAGACCGTCGAGGTGCACGGCGAGTCGACCGTCACGCCGGAGGCGCTCGTGTTCGACCTCACCCGCGACGGCCTCATCGCGCGCGTCCGGATCTACATCCAGCAGGTT encodes the following:
- a CDS encoding cation diffusion facilitator family transporter, with amino-acid sequence MHEGSRRAVVAALLANLGIAAVKLAVFLVTGAASMLAEAIHSFADTGNQGLLFLGGNRARRAPTPEHPFGFGSERYFWAFVVAVMLFTLGALFALLEGAERMVHPQSVSSPGWALGTLVAAMVLESLSFRTGTQEARKLKRPGWTWFDFIHRSTNPEITVVLLEDSAALVGLVFAFAGIVLAWITGNDRFDAGGSIAIGLLLGVVAVVLASEMQSLLIGESAGPAREQRIRDAMADGPEVRRVIHLRTLVLGPEELLVAAKLDIVAPSIAELAAAIDTIEARVRRAVPTARVIYIEPDLYRDATPSEDGGIRDDQSSRRSSER
- a CDS encoding ABC transporter permease — encoded protein: MSWRDACGVAARSIGRRLGRAVLTVLAVMLAAALLSALLIVAGAARTRVLSQLSKGGPLAGIQVAAAAPDPGQLDTDNPRPGPARDLDDDALHMIRNLPGVRSVIPLISTPVRVIVPDPPVTGHGTTTASAPEPFTETMTGFDMRHSGQLPITVLSGRLPAPGSLVEVAVTEQYLQRIHAQKTDAKRVVGTELELGAPRVFPNDDTVRGRWTRALIVGVVAQGNAAGDVIAPIEQVQAAQRWSASGVGLDDLPTSKYSGLFVVANGLDQVGPVRNAITQRAGYSTSAPENLIATVQRYLRVVEIVLSGIGLIALVIAALGITNALLAAVRERRREIGVLKAIGARDRDVRRIFLIEASLLGLAGGALGTLAGFLVSQLMAAIVNQYLTEQGLSAVHVGLPVLVFVVGVVGSALLALVAGTVPAQRAARLPARQAMGDL
- a CDS encoding gamma carbonic anhydrase family protein encodes the protein MALYALGDVRPVIAPDAFVHPDATVIGAVTIGSQTSVWPQAVLRGDVGRITVGARTSIQDGAIVHATAELSTWIGDDCVVGHLAHLEGCTVESGALIGSGSIVLHEAVVRSGALVGAGALVPNRMEVPARAMALGVPAKLREGAVDPESMILENAKGYVRNGERYRSELRRLD
- a CDS encoding class I SAM-dependent methyltransferase, producing the protein MTLTTADPIALPGVDHGARRLAVLGRVKLPTTMALLEGLGLRAGMRCLDVGCGSGAITLAMASVVGPTGQVVGFDHNKAVLRWAVDAAHREHVTQATFCTADVSDLDADGCYDLVFARFLLSRVPNPDDALDRMVRALRPGGIVVVEDEEFAGQFCHPRSAAFDRFAELYAAALRRRGGDPEIGPELPGRLDAHGLESVGVNVVQPTFRQGEGKRLPALTMAHLGPELEAHHIADLDEVDHLTAQLEELALDDTSIVGLPRVYQCWGRRPA
- a CDS encoding nuclear transport factor 2 family protein; its protein translation is MSDVVDRYLRTLTDHDWDGLAACLADDFSRTGPYGDTYPSKAEYLAFISGLMPTLRGYGMDVARVTYAADGRSATAELSETVEVHGESTVTPEALVFDLTRDGLIARVRIYIQQVPRRA
- a CDS encoding phytanoyl-CoA dioxygenase family protein encodes the protein MTTSTIDVDAHVARIAREGYTIVEHAIEPDLVDELSEDLVRLERVYDVTPSANSFEGAKTVRIYNLLAFGECYERIPVHPNVLPIVEGVLDRGCLVSSLSSIAICPGEVAQPIHADDQLIPLAKPHAPTVCNTMWALTDFTEANGATRVIPGSHLADHSPDYGRPYESVAAEMPRGSVLVWHGSLWHGGGANSTDDRRVGIAMNYCAGWIRQQENQQLGIPREIAARFSPRLRELCGYGVYNGLIGHIDKHSPAEMLDAIAARGDGRRDATSPMVWDHLT
- a CDS encoding ABC transporter ATP-binding protein yields the protein MRVLTQGTGLGIDVEGLTHTYGSGPDALVVLDHLDVSIAPGEYVAVTGRSGAGKSTFLAILGGLERQQSGRVVVGDVDLGALDGDALASYRRDRVGFVFQHYGLLGSMTAAENVELAMTFAGVSRARRRARASELLDAVGVGARAGHRPSELSGGESQRVAMARALANEPRLVLADEPTGNLDDDSTVLVLDLLERLPSEHGCTLVVVTHNHLVAEHADRRLVLAGGRLVTPRGT
- a CDS encoding GDSL-type esterase/lipase family protein, coding for MRGRALIPTLALLTATVVLLGACTAGKPRTLPRARNGPAFTYVAIGGADTLADGTDDPLRQAWPQVLFRTALPRNATLVNLASSPASVQDVLDRQVPQALTLHPTLVTVLITDDAFRGTPTATFETRLRDALVQLRQGGRARVLVANIPPLDARPGYLACLPGAAAASDCTLDRPVPDVATLDARVDALDAAVARAAAATGANVVDLHAAVLAERAAGRETAEYDPGAISPNAQGQRVIATAFADAYRRSNA